Within Saccharomonospora cyanea NA-134, the genomic segment CGTCGGCGACGCGCTCGCCGCCCTGAAACGCCGTTGCGACGTGCGCTTCCTCGGTTCCCATCCCCGCGCCGACGGGGTTCGGGCCACCGTGGGTGCCACGGCCACCGACTCCGACTTCGCCGACGCGACCCGGTGGGTGCAGGCGGTCAGGAATGGCGAGCAGGCGTGAGGTCGTGGGCGCGGACCGCGCCCCACGCCACCAGCGCCACCAGCAGCAGCCCGGCCCCTGACAGGACGAACGTGGCGCTCGCCGAGCCGAGCACCCGGGTCGTGGCCCCACCGAGCAGAGCGCCGACGGGCAGCGCACCCCACGCCACCGTGCGCCACACCCCGATCACCCGGCCCAGCAGTTCCTCCGGCACCAGCGTGTGGCGGGCGGTGGCGAGCAGGACGTTGACGACCACGACCGCCGCCGCGAACAACCCGAAGAGCGCGCCCGACAGGACGGGGACCTTCACCAGTCCCATCGCGAGGAAGGCGGCTCCGGAGGTGACCAGGCTGAGGGTGAGGGTGGCCGTGTTGCCCAGGCGGTCGATCAGCCGGGACGCCACGGCGGCGCCGAGCAGCCCCCCGATGCCGCCCGCGAAACCGAAGACCCCGAACGCCGCCTCGCTGAGGCCGAGGTCCTTGATCGCGTACAGCACGAGTTGCGCCTGTGCCATCTCGCTGACGAGGCTGACCAGCCCCACGACCAGGACCAGGCGCCCCATGACCGGATGCCCGCGGACCCAGCGGAGCCCCCGCACGATGTCCGCGCGCACGCCTGCCGTGGCGGACGTCAGGTCGGCTCTGTCGCGCTCCGGCCGGTAGTTCCCCGGCAGCGCCGCCAGGAGGACGGCACCCAGCGCGAAGGCCACCGAGTCGATGAGGAAGGGGAACGCGGCGAAGACCGCGAACGTCAGGCTGCCCACCGGGCCACCGAGGAAGGTCTGGCCCACGATCTCCGCGGCCTGCAGCTTGCTGTTGGCGCCCGCGAGCCCGCTGCGTTCCACCACGGACGGGATCAGCACGTTCGTGGCGCTGTCGGCGACGGTCTCCGCGGTACCCACGAGCAGGGCGGCCACGTAGACCAACCAGATGCTCGTCGCGTCGAGGTGGACGAGGAGGGCGAGGAGGCCGACCACCGCGGCGCGGACGGTGTTGGCCACGACGACGGCGGCGCGGCGGTCGACACGGTCGAGGAGCGTGCCCGCCAGCACGCCGAACAACAACCAGGGTAGGAACTGCGCAGCCGACAATCCCGCGATGAGCAGCGGGTCCTGGGTCACCTGGACGGCGAGCAGCGGGAACGCGACCTTCGCGATGCCGTCGCCGAGGTTGGCGAAGGCGCTGGAGCCCACCAGCCGGTTGAGCCTCCTGGGCGACACGGTGTCTTCACGTGTCGTGGGCCCGTCGGCACGATCGGGGTCGGTTCCCTCGGGCGCATCCGG encodes:
- a CDS encoding MFS transporter translates to MGPAPDAPEGTDPDRADGPTTREDTVSPRRLNRLVGSSAFANLGDGIAKVAFPLLAVQVTQDPLLIAGLSAAQFLPWLLFGVLAGTLLDRVDRRAAVVVANTVRAAVVGLLALLVHLDATSIWLVYVAALLVGTAETVADSATNVLIPSVVERSGLAGANSKLQAAEIVGQTFLGGPVGSLTFAVFAAFPFLIDSVAFALGAVLLAALPGNYRPERDRADLTSATAGVRADIVRGLRWVRGHPVMGRLVLVVGLVSLVSEMAQAQLVLYAIKDLGLSEAAFGVFGFAGGIGGLLGAAVASRLIDRLGNTATLTLSLVTSGAAFLAMGLVKVPVLSGALFGLFAAAVVVVNVLLATARHTLVPEELLGRVIGVWRTVAWGALPVGALLGGATTRVLGSASATFVLSGAGLLLVALVAWGAVRAHDLTPARHS